Proteins co-encoded in one Setaria viridis chromosome 9, Setaria_viridis_v4.0, whole genome shotgun sequence genomic window:
- the LOC117840640 gene encoding sucrose synthase 4 encodes MSAPKLDRTPSIRDRVEDTLHAHRNELVALLSKYVNKGTCILQPHHILDALDEVQGSEGRALAEGSFLDVLRSAQEAIVVPPFVAIAVRPRPGVWEYVRVNVHELSVEQLTIPEYLCFKEALVDGQHNDPYLLELDFEPFNVSVPRPNRSSSIGNGVQFLNRHLSSIMFRNRDCLEPLLDFLRGHRHKGHVMMLNDRIQSLGRLQSVLTKAEEHLSKLPADTPYSQFAYQFQEWGLEKGWGDTAEHILEMIHLLLDILQAPDPSTLETFLGRIPMIFNVVVVSPHGYFGQANVLGLPDTGGQIVYILDQVRALENEMVLRLKKQGLDVTPKILIVTRLIPDAKGTSCNQRLERISGTQHTYILRVPFRNENGILKKWISRFDVWPYLERFAEDAAGEIAAELQGTPDFIIGNYSDGNLVASLLSYKMGITQCNIAHALEKTKYPDSDIYWKKFDEKYHFSCQFTADIISMNNADFIITSTYQEIAGSKNTVGQYESHTAFTLPGLYRVVHGIDVFDPKFNIVSPGADMSIYFPHTEKAKRLTSFHGSIESLIYDPEQNDEHIGYLDDRSKPILFSMARLDRVKNITGLVEAFAKCSKLRELVNLVVVAGYNDVKKSKDREEIAEIEKMHELIKTYNLFGQFRWISAQTNRARNGELYRYIADTHGAFVQPAFYEAFGLTVVEAMTCGLPTFATLHGGPAEIIEHGISGFHIDPYHPDQAANLMADFFERSKQEPNHWVKISEAGLQRIYEKYTWKIYSERLMTLAGVYGFWKYVSKLERRETRRYLEMFYILKFRELVKTVPLAIDQPQ; translated from the exons ATGTCGGCCCCGAAGCTGGACCGCACCCCGAGCATCCGGGACCGCGTCGAGGACACCCTCCACGCGCACCGCAACGAGCTCGTCGCCCTCCTCTCCAA gtACGTGAACAAGGGGACGTGCATCCTGCAGCCGCACCACATCCTCGACGCGCTCGACGAGGTCCAGGGCTCCGAgggccgcgcgctcgccgaGGGCTCCTTCCTCGACGTCCTCCGCTCCGCGCAGGAGGCGATCGTGGTTCCGCCGTTCGTGGCCATCGCGGTGCGCCCGCGGCCGGGGGTGTGGGAGTACGTCCGCGTCAACGTGCACGAGCTCAGCGTCGAGCAGCTCACCATCCCGGAGTACCTGTGCTTCAAGGAGGCGCTCGTCGACGGCCA GCACAATGATCCCTACTTGCTTGAGCTTGACTTCGAGCCATTCAATGTCTCAGTCCCGCGCCCTAATCGGTCATCGTCTATTGGAAATGGCGTGCAGTTTCTCAATCGACACTTGTCCTCGATCATGTTCCGCAACAGGGATTGCCTGGAGCCCCTGCTGGATTTCCTCCGTGGCCACCGGCACAAGGGGCAT GTTATGATGCTAAACGATAGGATCCAGAGCTTGGGGAGGCTTCAGTCTGTGCTGACCAAAGCTGAGGAGCACTTGTCAAAGCTCCCAGCTGACACACCATACTCACAATTTGCTTATCA ATTTCAAGAATGGGGCCTGGAGAAAGGTTGGGGGGATACAGCTGAACATATCTTGGAAATGATTCATCTACTTCTGGATATCCTTCAAGCCCCTGATCCATCTACACTGGAGACATTCTTGGGAAGGATCCCCATGATTTTTAATGTTGTTGTAGTATCCCCTCATGGATACTTTGGTCAAGCTAATGTATTAGGTTTGCCAGACACAGGAGGACAG ATTGTCTATATACTGGACCAAGTTCGTGCATTAGAGAATGAGATGGTTCTTCGGTTAAAGAAACAAGGGCTTGATGTTACCCCAAAGATTCTCATT GTTACTCGGCTGATACCAGATGCAAAAGGGACATCATGCAATCAGCGGCTTGAGAGAATTAGTGGAACACAGCATACATACATATTACGAGTTCCTTTTAGAAATGAAAATGGTATACTGAAGAAATGGATATCAAGATTTGATGTCTGGCCATACTTGGAGAGATTTGCTGAG GACGCTGCTGGTGAAATTGCTGCAGAATTACAGGGCACTCCGGACTTCATAATTGGAAACTACAGTGATGGAAATCTTGTGGCATCCTTGCTGTCTTATAAGATGGGAATTACCCAG TGCAATATTGCTCATGCTCTGGAAAAGACAAAATATCCAGATTCAGACATATACTGGAAGAAGTTCGATGAGAAGTATCATTTCTCTTGTCAATTCACTGCTGATATAATTTCTATGAACAATGCTGATTTTATCATCACCAGCACATACCAAGAAATTGCTGGAAg CAAAAACACTGTTGGACAGTATGAGAGCCACACAGCTTTTACTCTTCCTGGTCTGTACCGTGTTGTCCATGGGATTGATGTCTTTGATCCAAAGTTCAATATAGTCTCTCCTGGAGCGGACATGTCAATATATTTTCCACACACTGAGAAGGCCAAGCGGCTCACTTCTTTTCATGGTTCAATAGAAAGTTTGATTTATGATCCAGAGCAAAATGATGAACACAT TGGGTATCTGGATGACCGATCAAAACCCATCCTCTTCTCCATGGCAAGACTTGACAGGGTGAAGAACATAACAGGACTGGTTGAAGCTTTTGCTAAATGCTCTAAGCTGAGAGAGCTGGTAAACCTTGTTGTCGTCGCTGGGTATAATGATGTAAAGAAGTCCAAGGACAGAGAAGAGATTGCAGAGATAGAGAAGATGCACGAACTTATTAAAACCTACAACTTGTTCGGGCAGTTCCGTTGGATCTCTGCTCAGACAAACAGGGCCCGCAACGGCGAGCTCTATCGCTACATAGCTGATACTCATGGTGCCTTTGTACAG CCAGCATTTTATGAAGCATTTGGTCTCACTGTCGTGGAGGCCATGACCTGTGGACTTCCTACTTTCGCGACACTCCATGGAGGGCCAGCTGAGATTATTGAGCATGGCATCTCAGGCTTCCACATTGACCCTTACCATCCTGATCAGGCTGCTAACCTGATGGCTGATTTCTTCGAACGAAGCAAGCAAGAACCCAACCACTGGGTGAAAATATCTGAAGCAGGACTTCAGCGCATATACGAAAA GTACACATGGAAGATTTACTCTGAGAGGTTGATGACATTGGCTGGGGTCTACGGTTTCTGGAAGTATGTTTCGAAGCTCGAGAGGCGGGAGACAAGGCGATACCTTGAGATGTTCTACATATTGAAGTTCCGCGAGCTG GTGAAGACGGTGCCGCTTGCGATTGACCAGCCACAGTAA
- the LOC140221221 gene encoding uncharacterized protein, whose product MDADGGGTAPAPASHGHAGVSNRASTALAAVSVFLILLCLFWRFIWQCLKHERRGGPSSAAATATSSSSSASTPPPSCPSRDGAAAYVAGEAARRTPRATTKATSSPLPVFVRVAAAGFGAEKVDCAVCLAELGDGEAATRLVPGCGHGFHAECIEAWFRVNSTCPLCRAAVAAAASGQSAGEAPQYCSSVW is encoded by the coding sequence ATGGACGCCGATGGCGGTGGCACTGCCCCAGCGCCGGCGTCGCACGGGCACGCCGGCGTCTCCAACCGCGCCTCGACGGCGCTCGCGGCCGTCAGCGTCTTCCTCATCCTGCTCTGCCTCTTCTGGCGCTTCATCTGGCAGTGCCTGAAGCACGAACGCAGAGGCGGTCCCTCCAGCGCTGCCGCTACagctacctcctcctcctcgtcggcgtccaCTCCGCCACCGTCATGCCCGTCtcgggacggggcggcggcctacgtggcaggggaggcggcgcgccgCACGCCTCGCGCGACGACGAAGGCGACGTCGTCGCCGCTCCCGGTGTTCGtgcgcgtggcggcggcgggattcGGCGCGGAGAAGGTCGACTGCGCGGTGTGCCTGGCGGAGCTCGGGGACGGTGAGGCCGCCACGCGGCTGGTGCCGGGCTGCGGGCACGGGTTCCACGCGGAGTGCATCGAGGCGTGGTTCCGCGTCAACTCGACGTGCCCGCTCTGCCgcgccgcggtggccgcggccgcctcgggGCAGAGCGCCGGAGAGGCTCCGCAGTACTGCAGCAGCGTATGGTAG
- the LOC117840265 gene encoding fumarate hydratase 1, mitochondrial, which translates to MAMALRRLAGVSGSPSAAAAALLLRPALTRPISTGFREERDTFGPIQVPNDKLWGAQTQRSLQNFDIGGERERMPVPIIRAFGVLKKCAAKVNMEYGLDPTIGKAIMQAAEEVAEGKLDDHFPLVIWQTGSGTQSNMNANEVIANRAAEILGHKRGGKFVHPNDHVNRSQSSNDTFPTVMHIAAAVEINSKFIPSLQQLHDSLHAKSVEFIDIIKIGRTHTQDATPLTLGQEFSGYTTQVKYGIDRINCTLPRMYQLAQGGTAVGTGLNTKKGFDVKIAAAVAEETNLPFVTAENKFEALAAHDAFVESSGAVNTISASLMKIANDIRLLGSGPRCGLGELILPENEPGSSIMPGKVNPTQCEALTMVCAQVMGNHVGVTVGGANGHFELNVFKPMIAAGLLRSLRLLGDASVSFEKNCVRGIQANHKRISQLLHESLMLVTSLNPKIGYDNAAAVAKKAHKEGTTLKKAALDLGVLTEEEFHELVVPEKMIGPSD; encoded by the exons ATGGCGATGGCCCTGCGCCGCCTCGCGGGCGTGTCCGGatcgccgtcggccgccgcggccgcgctgcTCCTCCGGCCGGCGCTGACCCGCCCGATCTCCACCGGCTTCCGCGAGGAGCGCGACACCTTCGGCCCCATCCAGGTCCCCAATGACAA GCTGTGGGGCGCGCAGACGCAGAGGTCGCTGCAGAACTTCGACAttggcggcgagcgcgagcggaTGCCCGTGCCCATCATCCGCGCCTTTGGTGTGCTCAAAAAGTGCGCCGCTAAG GTGAATATGGAGTATGGCCTTGATCCAACAATAGGTAAGGCAATAATGCAGGCAGCTGAGGAGGTCGCAGAGGGAAAGTTGGATGATCACTTCCCACTTGTTATCTGGCAAACTGGCAGTGGCACACAAAGCAACATGAATGCCAATGAG GTTATTGCAAATAGGGCAGCTGAGATTCTTGGACACAAGCGTGGTGGCAAGTTTGTACACCCTAATGACCATGTGAATAGGTCACAATCCTCGAATGATACATTTCCCACT GTTATGCATATAGCAGCAGCTGTTGAGATCAATTCAAAGTTTATCCCAAGTTTGCAACAGTTGCATGATTCACTTCACGCAAAG TCTGTTGAGTTTATTGACATAATTAAAATCGGACGTACACATACCCAAGATGCCACCCCGTTGACTCTTGGCCAAGAATTCAGTGGCTACACTACACAG GTCAAATATGGAATTGACCGAATTAATTGTACATTACCTCGGATGTACCAG CTTGCTCAAGGTGGAACTGCAGTTGGAACTGGCTTGAACACTAAGAAAGG ATTTGATGTCAAAATTGCCGCCGCAGTGGCTGAAGAAACAAATCTACCCTTTGTGACAGCAGAGAACAAGTTTGAAGCTTTG GCAGCACATGATGCTTTTGTTGAGAGCAGTGGTGCTGTGAACACAATATCTGCATCCCTTATGAAGATAGCAAACGACATACGCTTGCTGGGAAG TGGCCCTCGCTGCGGACTTGGTGAACTAATCCTGCCAGAAAATGAGCCTGGGAGCAGCATTATGCCT GGAAAAGTTAATCCAACACAGTGTGAGGCTCTGACCATGGTTTGCGCTCAG GTTATGGGTAATCATGTTGGTGTTACAGTTGGTGGTGCGAATGGGCATTTTGAACTGAATGTTTTCAAGCCAATGATTGCAGCCGGATTACTTCGA TCATTGAGATTGTTGGGGGATGCTTCTGTGTCCTTCGAGAAAAATTGTGTCAGGGGTATTCAAGCAAACCATAAGAGAATTTCACAACTTTTGCATGAG TCTCTGATGTTGGTGACATCTTTGAACCCT AAAATTGGCTATGACAATGCTGCAGCTGTTGCGAAGAAAGCTCACAAAGAAGGAACCACATTAAAG aaaGCTGCATTAGACCTTGGAGTATTAACGGAAGAAGAATTCCATGAGCTCGTTGTCCCAGAGAAAATGATTGGCCCTTCTGATTGA
- the LOC117836932 gene encoding alanine--glyoxylate aminotransferase 2 homolog 3, mitochondrial, with amino-acid sequence MMRQGARNFARRFSRLAAAAETAAAPAVPRMPAFDHVPLPYDGPSAAEIARKRAEYLSPSLFHFYSKPLNIVEGKRQYLYDEHGRRYLDAFAGIATVCCGHCHPDVVDAITAQAGRLQHSTVLYLNHAIADFAEALASKLPGDLKVVFFTNSGTEANELAILMARLYTGSHDIISLRNSYHGNAAGTMGATAQKNWKFNVIQTGVHHAVNPDPYRGAFGSDAEKYVRDVQEIIEFGTTGQVAGFISEAIQGVGGIVEVSPGYLPLAYETVRKAGGLCIADEVQAGFARVGSHFWGFETHGVVPDIVTMAKGIGNGIPLGAVVTTPEIAQVLTRRCYFNTFGGNPLCTAGGLAVLKVLEKEKLQENAFVVGSYLKDRLRGLQEKHEIIGDVRGTGFMLGVELVTDRQLKTPAKEEICHAMEHMKDMGVLVGKGGFYGNVFRITPPLCFTKEDADFFVEVMDVALSKL; translated from the exons ATGATGCGGCAGGGGGCCAGGAATTTCGCGAGGAGGTTCTCccggctcgccgcggcggccgagacggcggcggcgccggccgtgcCGAGAATGCCGGCGTTCGACCACGTGCCGCTGCCCTACGACGGGCCGAGCGCCGCCGAGATCGCCCGCAAGCGCGCCGAGTACCTCAGCCCGTCCCTGTTCCACTTCTACTCCAAGCCT CTGAACATCGTGGAGGGGAAGAGGCAGTACCTGTACGACGAGCACGGCCGGCGCTACCTGGATGCGTTCGCCGGCATCGCCACCGTGTGCTGCGGTCACTGCCACCCTGACGTCGTGGACGCGATCACCGCGCAGGCCGGGCGCCTGCAGCACTCCACGGTGCTCTACCTCAACCATGCCATCGCCGACTTCGCCGAGGCGCTGGCCTCCAAGCTGCCCGGCGATCTCAAG GTCGTCTTCTTCACCAACTCTGGCACGGAGGCGAACGAGCTCGCCATCCTGATGGCGCGGCTGTACACCGGCTCCCACGACATCATATCCCTCCGCAACTCCTACCACGGGAACGCCGCCGGCACCATGGGCGCCACCGCGCAGAAGAACTGGAAGTTCAACGTCATCCAG ACTGGCGTGCACCACGCCGTTAACCCGGACCCCTACAGAGGCGCCTTCGGCTCCGACGCCGAGAAGTACGTGCGCGACGTGCAGGAGATCATCGAGTTCGGCACCACCGGCCAGGTCGCCGGCTTCATATCCGAAGCCATCCAG GGTGTCGGTGGGATCGTGGAGGTGTCGCCGGGGTACCTGCCGCTGGCGTACGAGACGGTCCGGAAGGCCGGcgggctctgcatcgccgacgagGTCCAGGCGGGGTTCGCGCGCGTCGGCAGCCACTTCTGGGGGTTCGAGACTCACGGCGTCGTCCCCGACATAGTGACCATGGCGAAG GGCATCGGCAACGGCATCCCCCTGGGCGCCGTGGTGACGACGCCGGAGATCGCGCAGGTGCTGACCCGCCGCTGCTACTTCAACACGTTCGGCGGCAACCCCCTGTGCACCGCGGGCGGGCTCGCCGTGCTCAAGGTGCTCGAGAAGGAGAAGCTCCAGGAGAACGCCTTCGTCGTCGGCTCGTACCTCAAGGACCGTCTCCGTGGCCTCCAGGAGAAGCACGAGA TCATCGGCGACGTGAGGGGGACGGGTTTCATGCTCGGCGTAGAGCTCGTGACTGACCGGCAGCTGAAGACGCCGGCGAAAGAGGAGATCTGCCATGCCATGGAACACATGAAAG ATATGGGCGTCTTGGTGGGGAAAGGCGGGTTCTACGGGAACGTCTTCAGGATCACACCCCCTCTGTGCTTCACAAAGGAAGATGCTG ACTTCTTCGTTGAAGTGATGGACGTTGCGCTGTCGAAGCTCTGA